One segment of bacterium DNA contains the following:
- a CDS encoding Hsp20/alpha crystallin family protein translates to MAKLARWNPWREMVDIRDEFEKMFDIFRPDIHLWEGYHKFPAVDVYEDEDNVFVKAELPGLTKEDITLTIEGDTLVLSGKKSQTKEEKKENYYRKEIREGAFSRSIEIPYPVDKEKVSATYKDGILEIVLPKTPEVKRKTIKVDIK, encoded by the coding sequence ATGGCAAAATTAGCAAGATGGAATCCCTGGAGGGAGATGGTAGATATAAGGGATGAGTTTGAAAAAATGTTTGATATCTTCAGACCTGACATCCATCTATGGGAAGGGTATCACAAATTTCCGGCAGTGGATGTATATGAAGATGAAGACAATGTATTTGTAAAGGCAGAACTGCCGGGACTTACAAAGGAAGATATAACCCTTACCATAGAGGGAGATACGCTTGTACTGTCAGGCAAGAAGAGTCAAACAAAGGAAGAGAAAAAAGAGAACTATTACAGAAAAGAGATTCGGGAGGGTGCTTTCTCCAGAAGTATTGAGATACCTTATCCTGTGGATAAGGAGAAGGTATCCGCAACCTACAAGGATGGTATTCTGGAGATTGTCCTTCCCAAAACACCTGAAGTTAAGAGAAAAACTATCAAGGTGGACATTAAGTAA
- a CDS encoding FAD:protein FMN transferase produces MFIFLFGCINHKSISVPYISREEPALGTFISITTEKTPNCEIILDNAFSLIKDIEKKFSRFISDSEISRLNRNKKIDASEDLIYVIKKSIEISRITGGAFDITVLPLIKLYKESEKKGIPPSAEEIKHILKYIGYKKIKIKDKYILIPEGTELDTGGIAKGYIVDKVALFLKQQGLKNGLINAGGDIYCFGKNPDGEKWKIGIRDPFNKEKTLKILYLSNCGIATSGDYERYLSIKGKKYGHIINPLTGKTVQNFPVSVTVIAKDTTTADGFATAFFVLGVEKSIRLANNLEGVDTFIIDGNGRYYESKNFSKFTLP; encoded by the coding sequence TTGTTTATTTTTTTATTTGGATGTATCAACCATAAAAGTATATCTGTTCCCTATATCTCAAGAGAAGAACCCGCACTGGGGACATTTATCTCCATTACAACAGAAAAAACTCCGAACTGTGAAATAATACTTGATAACGCCTTTTCTCTTATAAAAGATATTGAAAAAAAATTCAGTAGATTTATCTCTGATAGTGAAATCAGCCGATTGAATAGAAACAAGAAGATAGATGCATCTGAAGACCTTATCTATGTAATTAAAAAAAGTATAGAAATAAGTAGAATAACTGGAGGTGCTTTTGATATAACTGTACTTCCTCTTATTAAACTTTATAAAGAATCTGAGAAAAAAGGGATACCACCCTCTGCTGAGGAAATAAAGCATATATTAAAATACATTGGGTATAAAAAAATAAAAATTAAAGATAAATATATACTCATCCCTGAAGGTACAGAGTTAGATACTGGTGGTATAGCAAAAGGATATATAGTGGATAAGGTAGCCCTGTTCCTTAAACAACAGGGACTTAAAAACGGGCTTATCAATGCAGGAGGGGATATATACTGTTTTGGAAAAAATCCTGATGGAGAAAAATGGAAGATTGGTATAAGAGACCCCTTTAATAAAGAAAAGACCTTAAAGATACTATACTTAAGCAATTGCGGAATTGCTACATCAGGTGATTATGAAAGATACCTTTCCATAAAAGGGAAAAAGTACGGACATATTATCAATCCTTTAACAGGAAAAACAGTCCAGAACTTTCCTGTGTCTGTTACCGTTATTGCTAAAGATACAACCACAGCAGATGGATTTGCTACAGCATTTTTTGTTTTAGGAGTTGAAAAAAGTATAAGATTAGCAAATAATCTTGAAGGGGTGGACACCTTCATAATAGATGGTAATGGCAGATATTATGAGAGTAAAAATTTTTCAAAGTTCACCCTTCCATAA
- the lysA gene encoding diaminopimelate decarboxylase gives MEENIDVIFNGFFGYKNDGRFYAEEKAVMDIVKRYGTPCYVYSYNSLVSRIEKFKDAFSGINNLICYSVKANSNLSILKIMKEQGLGADVVSGGELQRAIIAHFPPGKIVFAGVGKKEEEIELGIKKKIFCFNVENEEEIEYIEKYAKKYRKKVICNLRINLDIDVDTHHYIKTSKKETKFGLDIQSASRILKKNRNNRYVEIKGFHLHLGSQLKDVHPYIKALEGVKHFCEEISFKPEIIDLGGGFGVPYSSKDVVRDIKDFGTAIKEKIKDTGVKLLILEPGRYIVANTSVLLCSVLYVKKRQDKNFVITDAGMNDLIRPAFYGSYHSILPYKREKKERYIKADVVGPICETGDYLGKDVDVPAGIKKGDILIIGSAGAYCFSMSSNYNSRPRPCEIMIKGNKDFIIREREDYKDLWKGEL, from the coding sequence ATGGAAGAAAATATTGATGTGATATTTAATGGATTTTTCGGATATAAGAATGATGGAAGGTTCTATGCAGAGGAAAAGGCAGTAATGGATATTGTAAAAAGATATGGAACGCCCTGCTATGTATACAGTTATAATTCACTTGTTTCAAGAATAGAAAAGTTCAAGGATGCATTCAGTGGTATAAATAACCTTATTTGTTATTCTGTTAAAGCAAATTCAAATCTTTCTATCCTGAAAATAATGAAAGAACAGGGACTGGGTGCAGATGTTGTATCAGGAGGAGAACTTCAAAGAGCCATAATTGCACATTTCCCACCGGGAAAAATTGTTTTTGCGGGTGTAGGAAAAAAAGAGGAGGAAATAGAACTGGGAATAAAGAAAAAAATTTTTTGTTTTAATGTGGAAAATGAAGAGGAGATAGAATATATAGAAAAATATGCAAAAAAATATAGAAAGAAAGTAATATGCAATTTACGGATTAATCTTGATATAGATGTTGATACACATCATTATATAAAAACATCAAAGAAAGAAACGAAGTTTGGCCTTGATATACAATCTGCCAGTAGAATTTTAAAGAAAAACAGAAATAATAGATATGTTGAAATAAAAGGATTCCATCTCCATCTCGGTTCTCAATTAAAGGATGTCCACCCTTATATTAAGGCACTTGAAGGTGTTAAGCATTTCTGTGAGGAAATTTCATTTAAACCAGAAATAATTGATTTAGGTGGTGGTTTTGGTGTTCCTTATTCTTCAAAAGATGTTGTAAGGGATATAAAAGATTTTGGAACAGCAATAAAAGAAAAGATAAAAGATACAGGTGTCAAACTACTAATTCTTGAACCCGGCAGATATATTGTTGCCAATACATCTGTCTTATTATGCAGTGTTCTATATGTAAAGAAAAGGCAGGATAAAAACTTCGTTATAACTGATGCAGGAATGAATGACCTTATAAGACCTGCTTTTTATGGTAGTTATCACAGCATACTTCCCTATAAGCGGGAGAAAAAAGAAAGATACATAAAGGCAGATGTTGTAGGACCTATATGTGAAACAGGGGATTATCTCGGAAAAGATGTGGATGTTCCGGCTGGAATAAAAAAGGGTGATATTCTTATAATAGGAAGTGCAGGAGCATACTGTTTTAGTATGTCATCAAACTACAACAGCAGACCAAGACCATGTGAGATAATGATAAAAGGGAATAAAGATTTTATTATAAGAGAAAGAGAGGACTACAAAGATTTATGGAAGGGTGAACTTTGA
- the argH gene encoding argininosuccinate lyase — protein MKYMWEGRFKEKTEEDVINFTSSLLIDKKLALYDIKGSMGHTQMLVKCKIIKSEEGDKILSGLKKIKTEIEEGKFRFKSSDEDIHTAIERRLTELTGKTGEKLHTARSRNDQIVLDEMLYLKDLLKSLLSSTMALQKELVKKAEQNFHTIMPAYTHLQQSQPVLLPHYLLSYVEMFERDKLRMKDVYRRVDILPAGVCACCGTSLPVDRKYLAETLGFSEVSKNSLDTVSSRDFLIESAFVCVLLMLNMSRFSEDLILWSTYEFGFVELPEKFCTGSSIMPQKKNPDVLELIRGKSAAVTGMLTGLMALMKGLPLSYNRDMQEDKRLAFSIFEDTISSVDILTKFISGVIFNKDVMRVKISEYTLATDIAEYLVKKGIPFREAHKICGAIVRYCLEENKSFSDLTIKEWQKFSQKISGDIQNILSFENSVKSKISSGGTSPQLVRKELDRWKKILM, from the coding sequence ATGAAATATATGTGGGAAGGAAGGTTTAAAGAAAAAACAGAAGAGGATGTAATAAACTTTACTTCTTCACTTTTAATAGATAAAAAACTTGCACTTTATGATATTAAAGGAAGTATGGGGCATACACAGATGCTTGTGAAATGTAAAATTATAAAAAGTGAGGAAGGAGATAAGATTCTCTCTGGACTAAAAAAGATAAAAACAGAGATAGAAGAAGGGAAGTTTAGATTTAAGTCATCTGACGAAGATATACATACAGCGATAGAAAGGCGACTGACAGAACTAACAGGAAAGACAGGAGAGAAACTTCATACTGCTCGGTCAAGAAATGACCAGATAGTTCTTGATGAGATGCTTTATCTAAAAGATTTACTTAAAAGTTTATTATCCTCTACTATGGCTCTTCAAAAAGAACTGGTAAAAAAAGCAGAGCAGAATTTTCATACCATAATGCCTGCTTATACACATCTCCAGCAGAGTCAACCAGTTCTTCTCCCTCATTACCTCCTTTCCTATGTGGAAATGTTTGAAAGAGATAAACTACGGATGAAAGACGTATACAGAAGGGTGGATATACTGCCTGCCGGGGTATGTGCTTGCTGTGGGACATCTTTACCTGTGGACAGAAAATATCTTGCAGAAACCTTAGGATTTTCAGAGGTATCAAAGAATAGTTTAGATACAGTATCCAGCAGGGATTTTTTAATTGAAAGCGCATTTGTATGTGTGCTTCTTATGTTAAATATGTCTCGTTTTTCAGAAGACCTTATTTTATGGAGTACATATGAGTTTGGGTTTGTTGAATTACCTGAAAAATTTTGTACGGGCTCAAGTATAATGCCACAGAAAAAAAATCCGGATGTATTAGAACTTATCAGGGGAAAATCAGCAGCAGTAACAGGGATGCTTACAGGTCTTATGGCTCTGATGAAAGGATTACCACTTTCTTATAACAGAGATATGCAGGAGGATAAACGACTTGCATTCAGTATATTTGAAGATACTATTTCTTCTGTGGATATCCTTACAAAGTTTATTTCAGGTGTTATTTTTAATAAAGATGTAATGAGAGTCAAAATTTCTGAGTATACACTTGCAACCGATATTGCTGAATATCTTGTAAAGAAAGGTATTCCTTTCAGAGAGGCACATAAAATCTGTGGTGCTATTGTGCGGTACTGTCTTGAAGAAAATAAAAGTTTTTCAGACCTTACAATAAAGGAGTGGCAGAAGTTTTCCCAAAAGATATCAGGTGATATTCAAAATATATTGAGTTTTGAAAACTCTGTAAAAAGCAAGATATCATCTGGTGGGACTTCTCCTCAACTTGTTAGAAAGGAGTTGGATAGATGGAAGAAAATATTGATGTGA
- a CDS encoding UPF0280 family protein, whose product MVGNIERERFYREFSNSTGLKKFQVRVEETDLLVLAEKNLKKEIETEVIRQREIIKNYIKYHPDFYTSFSPLPSESEETIIKLMCESSIMTATGPMASVAGAIAEIVGTKMLQFSSRLFIENGGDIFVKMDREFTVGIYAGNSPLSFKIGLVFPGNSRPLGIATSSGTVGHSFSYGKADAVTVVSGSAAFSDGAATYFGNLITEDTIEKYKIESELKKFPFIEGLLIIKGKEIFIWGQIELKTLS is encoded by the coding sequence ATGGTAGGGAATATAGAGAGAGAAAGATTCTACAGAGAATTTTCAAATAGCACAGGACTTAAAAAATTTCAGGTACGGGTGGAAGAAACAGACCTCCTTGTTCTGGCAGAAAAAAATCTCAAAAAAGAGATTGAAACAGAAGTTATAAGACAACGGGAGATTATAAAAAACTATATAAAGTATCACCCTGATTTTTATACCTCTTTTTCTCCTCTTCCATCTGAAAGCGAAGAAACTATTATAAAACTGATGTGTGAATCTTCAATTATGACGGCAACAGGACCTATGGCTTCTGTTGCAGGAGCAATAGCAGAAATCGTCGGAACAAAAATGCTTCAATTCAGTAGCCGGCTCTTTATTGAAAACGGAGGTGATATATTTGTAAAGATGGATAGAGAATTTACTGTAGGAATTTATGCAGGAAATTCTCCTTTATCCTTTAAAATTGGTCTTGTATTTCCTGGGAATTCCAGACCTCTCGGTATTGCAACTTCAAGTGGAACAGTAGGACATTCTTTCAGTTACGGCAAGGCAGATGCTGTTACTGTGGTCTCTGGTTCTGCAGCATTTTCTGACGGTGCTGCCACATATTTTGGAAACCTTATTACAGAAGACACCATTGAAAAATACAAGATAGAATCCGAACTTAAAAAATTCCCATTTATTGAAGGACTACTTATAATAAAAGGTAAAGAGATATTTATATGGGGACAGATAGAATTAAAAACACTTTCTTAA
- a CDS encoding isoprenylcysteine carboxylmethyltransferase family protein, translating to MGTDRIKNTFLKLADRRTTFNMIFFIAVVMLGKMSFLSLLIGLPLVLTGILIRILAAGTIKKNFYLTTTGPYHICRNPLYFGSFLISSGLSIISQNLFIFLFFLIFFPLTYIPAILKEENFLTEKFGDEYIIYKKNTPCFIPFFKKIDRWDFSWKNLKDNREYINWIIISLLIVVLLIKSYYIF from the coding sequence ATGGGGACAGATAGAATTAAAAACACTTTCTTAAAACTGGCAGACAGAAGAACAACATTTAATATGATTTTTTTCATTGCTGTGGTAATGTTAGGTAAGATGTCTTTTTTATCATTACTTATTGGACTTCCTCTTGTTCTTACAGGTATATTGATAAGGATACTTGCTGCCGGAACTATTAAAAAAAATTTTTATCTTACTACTACCGGACCGTACCATATATGCAGAAACCCTCTCTACTTCGGAAGTTTCTTAATATCATCAGGACTATCCATCATCTCTCAGAACCTTTTTATTTTTTTATTTTTTCTTATTTTCTTTCCACTCACCTATATACCTGCAATTCTGAAAGAAGAAAATTTTCTTACTGAAAAATTTGGAGATGAGTATATAATCTATAAGAAAAATACTCCCTGTTTCATACCGTTTTTTAAAAAAATAGATAGATGGGATTTTTCATGGAAAAATCTTAAAGACAACAGGGAATATATCAACTGGATAATAATATCATTATTAATAGTGGTCCTTTTAATAAAATCCTATTATATATTTTAG
- a CDS encoding SLC13 family permease, which yields MDTKAIISIAVFIICYFLIAVEHSPRVYIALAGSFLLVFLKIYTPKEVALYVDWETIGFLFGIFVTVKIIEKSGFFNYFSLLLARKLSFNPVKVFIFFPFLSCLLSSVMGSITVISFLAPLTYALSKILYFDPVVFIIAEVCLANIGGAGTVMGDPPNVVLASMFNLGFTDFLKHNWILSIISAWATIGVFYLFYRKILLKLNDRIKKEELKRIVPEEAIEDRFLMKAGLISLFATVILLIGRDFLKKLLPVNIALASLIPPFTLLAIKGQYEKLKGVIKEIDIETLLFLTGLFVIVGALEKTGVMRTLALSIKGFANHPLGMAGIIFWGGAFTSGVIDNVPEAISLGYLIKNLAPVLTYSFTLLIWSASLGLDIGGNFTPVGASANVVGYTFMENHHGKIGWGRWIKLTILPNFTALSVCILGLILKYIIGFY from the coding sequence ATGGATACTAAGGCGATTATAAGTATAGCGGTTTTTATAATATGTTATTTTTTAATAGCGGTGGAACATTCACCGAGGGTATATATTGCCCTTGCGGGGTCATTCCTACTTGTGTTTTTGAAAATATATACCCCAAAAGAGGTTGCCCTGTATGTGGACTGGGAGACCATCGGATTTCTCTTTGGAATTTTTGTGACTGTAAAAATTATTGAAAAGTCCGGCTTTTTTAACTATTTTTCACTACTTCTTGCCAGAAAACTTAGTTTCAATCCTGTGAAGGTCTTTATCTTCTTTCCATTTTTAAGCTGTTTGCTTTCAAGTGTTATGGGTTCTATCACAGTCATTTCATTTCTTGCCCCACTTACTTATGCTTTAAGTAAAATTCTATATTTTGACCCTGTGGTTTTCATTATAGCAGAAGTTTGTTTAGCCAATATAGGAGGTGCTGGAACAGTTATGGGAGACCCTCCTAATGTAGTGCTTGCCTCTATGTTTAATCTGGGATTTACTGACTTTTTAAAGCATAACTGGATTTTAAGTATTATATCTGCATGGGCTACCATAGGTGTTTTTTATCTATTCTATAGAAAGATACTCTTAAAACTTAATGACAGGATAAAAAAAGAAGAACTCAAAAGGATTGTTCCTGAGGAAGCAATAGAGGATAGATTTTTAATGAAGGCAGGATTAATTTCTCTATTTGCAACCGTTATTCTTCTCATCGGAAGAGATTTTCTGAAAAAATTGCTTCCTGTTAATATAGCACTTGCAAGTTTAATACCTCCCTTCACTCTTCTTGCTATAAAAGGACAGTATGAAAAACTGAAAGGAGTTATCAAAGAGATAGATATAGAAACATTGCTTTTTCTAACAGGGCTGTTTGTTATAGTAGGAGCACTTGAAAAGACAGGTGTTATGCGTACACTTGCACTTTCAATAAAGGGATTTGCTAACCATCCACTGGGAATGGCAGGGATTATATTCTGGGGCGGGGCGTTTACAAGTGGAGTTATAGATAATGTGCCTGAAGCCATAAGTTTGGGATATCTGATAAAAAATCTTGCACCTGTACTTACCTATTCTTTCACACTTCTTATATGGTCTGCAAGTTTAGGACTTGATATAGGTGGTAATTTTACACCAGTGGGTGCAAGTGCTAATGTTGTTGGTTATACATTTATGGAGAATCATCATGGGAAGATAGGGTGGGGTAGATGGATTAAACTTACTATTTTACCAAATTTTACCGCTCTTTCGGTATGTATATTAGGACTGATACTAAAATATATAATAGGATTTTATTAA
- a CDS encoding CBS domain-containing protein produces MKKVKDFIRRDLPVIKEQSSIKEIIDIFAGSHHNILPVVDSAGKIIGLVSLEELLNELLFSREDVSVIEKVSFLADFLTDVVEKVEYISPLVLAKDIMLTGVITVKEEDSMLKAAILMKRKNVHRLIVVNNENIPLGYISRNEVCSAFLKD; encoded by the coding sequence ATGAAAAAGGTGAAGGATTTTATAAGAAGAGATTTACCTGTGATAAAAGAACAGTCATCAATAAAAGAAATTATAGATATATTTGCTGGTTCACATCATAATATCCTGCCTGTAGTAGATAGTGCAGGAAAGATTATAGGACTGGTCAGTTTAGAAGAACTTTTAAATGAACTTCTTTTTTCAAGGGAGGATGTATCTGTTATTGAAAAGGTCTCATTTCTTGCTGATTTCCTTACAGATGTTGTTGAAAAGGTTGAATATATATCACCGCTTGTGCTTGCTAAGGATATTATGCTGACAGGTGTTATAACTGTTAAAGAAGAAGATTCAATGCTTAAGGCAGCAATTCTTATGAAAAGGAAGAATGTGCATCGTCTTATAGTAGTTAATAATGAAAATATACCGTTGGGCTATATTTCAAGGAATGAGGTTTGCAGCGCATTCCTGAAAGATTAG
- the rpsB gene encoding 30S ribosomal protein S2 produces MEINVKELLENGIYFGHPTRQFDPRMKPFLYGKRQGIYIIDIEKSAEKIKEAGEFLKKAAENNKVILFVGTKKQAEEPVKEAAEKCGMPYVNYKWVGGTLTNFNEIRKRIIRLEEIEEMEKTGKLSAYTKKEVALLIKEKEKLLKRFEGMRTLTSHPDIIIVVDVKKEINAIREAHKEGVKIVGIVDTNSNPDLVDYPIPANDDGLKSIRLILLKLAECILEGKKSIPYPDLTIQQKEEGGEVEEIETKEDTAEGEVKSKKQKKSVKKKEEKENES; encoded by the coding sequence ATGGAAATTAATGTAAAGGAACTTTTAGAAAACGGTATATACTTTGGACATCCCACAAGACAGTTTGACCCTCGTATGAAGCCATTTCTGTATGGCAAGAGGCAGGGAATATATATCATAGATATTGAAAAAAGTGCAGAAAAGATAAAAGAAGCCGGTGAATTTTTAAAAAAAGCAGCAGAAAACAATAAGGTAATACTTTTTGTGGGGACTAAAAAACAGGCAGAAGAGCCAGTAAAAGAAGCGGCAGAAAAGTGTGGTATGCCATATGTAAACTATAAATGGGTAGGTGGAACTCTTACCAATTTTAATGAGATAAGGAAGAGGATTATCCGTCTGGAAGAAATAGAAGAAATGGAAAAAACAGGAAAACTCTCTGCCTACACTAAAAAAGAAGTAGCCCTTCTGATAAAAGAAAAAGAGAAACTGTTAAAAAGATTTGAAGGGATGAGAACACTCACAAGCCATCCAGATATTATTATAGTAGTTGATGTAAAAAAAGAGATAAATGCTATAAGAGAGGCGCATAAGGAAGGTGTTAAAATTGTAGGAATAGTGGATACAAACAGTAATCCAGACCTTGTAGATTATCCCATCCCTGCGAATGACGATGGGCTTAAATCTATCAGGTTAATACTATTAAAACTTGCTGAATGCATACTGGAAGGGAAGAAATCCATACCTTATCCAGATTTAACAATACAGCAAAAGGAAGAGGGAGGAGAAGTTGAAGAGATAGAAACAAAAGAGGATACTGCAGAAGGTGAAGTTAAAAGTAAAAAGCAAAAAAAATCAGTAAAGAAAAAAGAGGAGAAAGAGAATGAAAGTTGA
- a CDS encoding elongation factor Ts has product MKVDVELVKQIREKTSASVIECKKALEEAGGDPEKAIEILKKQGLLISQKKAHRETKEGLIGAYIHTNGKVGVLIEVNTESDFVARNDEFKELVKNLTLQIAASDPKWIDRESIPLDVLEKEKQIYREQFKDKPPAVIEKIVEGKMEDFYKANVLLDQQFIKDEDITVKDYVNSKIAKLGENIRIRRFVKYELGE; this is encoded by the coding sequence ATGAAAGTTGATGTAGAACTTGTAAAACAGATAAGAGAAAAAACATCTGCCAGTGTTATTGAGTGTAAAAAGGCACTGGAAGAAGCAGGAGGAGATCCCGAAAAGGCAATTGAAATTCTTAAAAAGCAAGGGCTTCTTATATCACAGAAAAAGGCACACAGAGAAACAAAAGAAGGGCTTATCGGTGCCTATATACATACAAATGGGAAAGTAGGTGTTCTTATAGAGGTCAATACTGAAAGTGATTTCGTAGCCAGAAATGATGAATTTAAAGAACTTGTAAAAAACCTAACACTTCAAATAGCCGCGTCAGACCCAAAATGGATTGATAGAGAATCAATACCTCTGGATGTTCTTGAAAAAGAAAAACAGATATATAGAGAACAGTTCAAAGATAAACCCCCAGCGGTTATAGAAAAGATAGTTGAGGGAAAGATGGAGGATTTTTATAAAGCAAATGTTCTCCTAGACCAGCAGTTTATTAAAGATGAAGATATTACAGTTAAGGACTATGTAAATTCCAAGATAGCGAAACTGGGAGAAAATATCCGTATAAGAAGATTTGTAAAATATGAACTCGGGGAGTAA
- a CDS encoding integration host factor subunit beta, protein MIKKDIVEEVAHKTGLNKSIVREITDKFLMVLYNALEEGKRVELRGFGVFEVKKVKGRKGRNPKTGETVVIPDRNKVVFKISKLYKKKKESLF, encoded by the coding sequence ATGATTAAAAAAGATATAGTAGAAGAGGTAGCACATAAAACAGGACTTAATAAGTCAATTGTTAGAGAAATAACTGATAAATTTTTGATGGTGCTTTATAACGCACTGGAGGAAGGTAAAAGAGTAGAGTTAAGAGGTTTTGGAGTATTTGAAGTAAAGAAGGTTAAAGGAAGAAAAGGAAGGAATCCAAAAACAGGGGAGACAGTTGTTATTCCTGATAGAAATAAAGTTGTATTTAAGATATCAAAATTATATAAAAAGAAGAAGGAAAGCCTTTTCTGA